The sequence CTGCGGGCCGCGACAGGCGGCATCGACGAGATCTTGCGCAGCGGCGGGAAGCGTCTCGTCGGCGAGCACGCGCTTCAAGATCTCGTCGTGCAGCGATGGATGCATGGCGTGCCAGGATCAGTGGACATGCGGCGAGCGTCGCGACCGGAGTCGACGCGTACGCCCAGCGACGCGCGGGCGCTCGATGCACGGCCACCGTGGGATCTGTGCAGGCGTGGACGCGCTGGAGCAGGCTACTCCGGCGCTGCAGATCGACGCGACAGGCAGAACCTGAGACGCGACGATTCGGCGATCGACGCGAGCGAGGAGGACCGCGTTCGACGGTCGAACACGCGCAGGCGATCACGATCGCGCGCGCACGTGGCCAGACGATCGCGAGATGGACGTATCGCAGGCGCACAGTGTCCTCGCGCGAGGACAGTCGAACGAATGCGCTCTCGTAGGCTCGCGACACTGCCGAGATCTAACATCTTCGCAAAGCTCTCGAACCACGCACGTCGACACTTCGATGATCCGCGCGAGGATGATCGACCGAGGATCATCGCGACGATCCAGCTTGCGATGGCGCCAGCGAACCCTGCATACTCCGACGCGCTCGCCGTTCGAACGAGCACGAAGTAGCAACGCATGAGCTGAGGATCCGCCCGCGCGCGTGCGCGCAGCGAGACCCGTCAGGTCGTCACAGCGCCGCAAGGTTGCCTCCGGAGTTCCCCGTGACCGTCCTCGATCTCGCCCTCCTCAATGACCTCGTTGCCGGTGATGGCGTTGCCATCTGCGTCCGCCAGCAACTCCAACCGGCCTGACAAGGGGAAGCGAGGTGGCGAGCACGGCCAAATCGACCTCACCGCCCTCTCCGCGTACGCGCGCCCGCGGCCGGATCGGTCACCGTACGCGGTCGAACCTCCGCGCACGCTAGCGCGCGCATCGATCATTCATGACCCCTGAGCAAGCAAGCATGCCCCACGAAAATGCCGAATGCCGCATCTGTGACGACGCTCGAGCGTCGTCACAGATGCGTCTGCCCGTGCCGACCTCGTGCGCACGCGCGGCCAGCCGCCGGCAGGAGACCCGATGACCTTCGACGACTTCTTCCGCAAGGCTACGTCGCGCGATCCCTACGCGTACCAGCGCGCGTTCGCTGCTGCGGAGTCCCTGCCCGATCTCCTCGAGGCGCCGACCGGCTCGGGTAAGACCGCGACCGCAGTGCTGGGCTGGTTGTGGCGGCGCCTGCACGGCAGCCCGACGCAGCGCGACGAGGCGGGCACGCGGCTGGTGTTCTGCTTGCCGATGCGCACGCTGGTCGAGCAGACCCACCGTGCCGTCATCGAGTGGGTGCGCCGTCTGAACCTCGGCCCCGAGCGACTCGGCGTGCACCTCATGCTCGGAGGCGCCGTCGACGATGGATGGGAGCAACATCCCGATCGCGACACCATCATCATCGGCACCCAGGACCAGCTGCTGTCGCGCGCGCTCATGCGCGGCTATGCGATGAGCCGCTACCGATGGCCCGTGCACTTCGCCCTGCTTAACAATGACTGCACGTGGGTCATCGACGAGGTGCAGCTCATGGGCGTGGGCGCCTCGACGGCGTCGCAGCTGCAGGCCTTCCGCGAGCAGCTCGGGGTCGCCGGCTCAGCAAAGACGGTGTGGATGACAGCGACCCTGGCCGAGGGGCGCTTGCGCACCGTCGATGTGCGGCGGGCGCTATCGCGGCAGCCATTCGTCGCGGCCGAGCCCGCGCTCGAGCGCAGGCTGCGGGCACGCAAGACCCTCGAGCGCGCCGCGACCCCACTAGGCAAGAAGGGCTCGCTCGCGCCGCTGGCCAAGGAGATCGCCGCTGCTCACGTGCCCGGCACGCTCACACTCGTGGTGGTCAATCGCGTCCAGCGTGCGCAGGAGCTGTACGCGCTACTCGGCCACGAGCCTGGGCTCGAAGCGACTGCGCTCGTGCACTCGCGCTTCCGACCGATCGACCGCCGCCGCATCCAGGATGCCGCGCTCGCCGGCACGTTCGTGGGCGTGTTGGTCGCGACCCAGGCGATCGAGGCCGGCGTCGACATCTCCGCGAAGACGCTGTTCACCGAGCTCGCACCCTGGGCATCGCTGGTCCAACGCTTCGGCCGGCTCAATCGCGCGGGAGAGCACGAGTCCGCCCGCGCGGTCTTGATCGACATCGAGACCGAAGACGCCAACCTCTGCCTGCCCTACGAGGCCGATGCACTGGTCGCCGCACGCACGAAGGCGAACGCACTCACCGACGTCGGCCCGGCGTCGTTGGCCACCATCGCGACGGAGGCCGAGAGCCCGACCCTGCCGGTGCTGCGCGGCAAGGACTTGATCGAGCTGTTCGACACCGAGCCCGACCTCGCAGGCCACGACATCGACGTGGCACCGTATGTCCGCGCCACCGACGACCGCGACGTCCAGGTCGCGTGGCGCGAGCTGGGTGACGAGCCACCCGGGCTCGACGCACCGGACCTGCAGCGCGACGAGCTGTGCCAGGTGCCCGTGCACGAGCTCGAGAAGCTCACCAAGGGAAAGTCGGTGTGGCGATTCGACGGCCTTCGCCGCGCGTGGGTCGAGGTCGAGCGCCTGTTCCCCGGGCTCGCGGTCGTCGTCGACGTGGGCGTCGGCGGCTATCGGCCCGACGCCGGCTTCACGCGCGATCGCGCCGACGTACCACCCGCGGTGGCAGCCCGCGGTGAACCGCCCGACGCCGACGCGGCCGACTCGCTCACGTTCGGAGGCGACTACATCACCATGCGGACGCACGCCGAAGACACCGCCGTTCACATGCGCGCGTTGTTGGATCGCCTCGGTCGGCACACCGCCGCGATCGTCGACGAGCCGGTGCTGATTGACGCCGCGCGATGGCACGACGCCGGCAAGGTCCACCCCGCATTCCAGCAGATGCTGATCGAACATCTCCCCGGCGACGATCCTCGACGCACGGGTGGGCCATGGGCGAAGAGCGACGGCCGACACGGCGGACGCAATCCCCGACGCTTCTTCCGGCACGAGCTGGCGAGCGCGCTCGCCTGGCTCGCGGCCGGCAAGTCCGACCTCGGCGCGTTCGTGGTTGCCGCACACCACGGCAAGGTTCGCATCGCGCTGCGGGCTCGTCCCGGCGAGGAACCCCCAACCGACCGACCGCACTGCCGCTTTGCCCACGGCGTCCACGACGGCGACACGTTGCCGTCCGTGGACCTCGGCGACGGTGAGATCGTGCCAGAGCAGGCGCTCAGCCTCGCGTGCATGGAGCTCGGCGGCGGCGAAGGCCACGAGGCGTGGTCGGATCAGATGATGCGATTGCTCGAGCGCCACGGGCCCTTCCGGCTCTCGTATGTGGAGACCCTCGTGCGCGTCGCCGACTGGCGCGCGAGCCAGCAACGCGACCGACACCAAGGAGGCCCCGATGCCGGCTGACGCGCATGCGGATCACTTCGAGGTCGAGCTGCACGGTTGTCGCCCCGAGCCGCTGGCGTCGTACCTCAAGGCGCTGGGCGTGCTTCGACTGGTCGCCGAGCAGCGCGACTCGGACGCGTGCGGGTTCTGGCGCGGCGAGTACTTCGTCTTGCGCAGCACGCTCGACCGCGAGGCACTGCTCGACTTCTTCGCTTCGCGTTGGAGGCCGAGTCCGGTGATCGCACCGTGGAACGGCGGCAGCGGGTTCTATCCCAAGGACAGCCGAGACGCCGCCGACCACATCGCGAACTCGAGCGATCCGCGGCTCGCCGACTTCGCCGCAGCCATCGCGGTGGGCCGCGACTACGTCGCCGCGCGCGGCTGGGACACACGCCCCGAGGACGACGACAAGGTCACGATGGTCGCGGCCATGCGCGCGGCTCTGCCCGACGCCGCGCTCGCCTGGCTCGACGCCGCGGTGGTCCTCGGCGACGCCCGATTGCTGTTCCCCCCGCTGCTCGGCACCGGCGGCAACGACGGACGACTCGATTTCACCAACAACTTCCAGCAGCGCGTGGTCGAGGTGCTCTCGGCGGACAGCCGCGCGGCGCTCACGTCGTCGCTGTTCGATGACGCGGTGGCGCATCGCTTCAAGGGCGTGATGGGCCAGTTCCAACCGGCGGCGAACGAACGCAGCAACCCGTGGGACTTCGTGCTGCTGATCGAGGGCTCGCTGGTGTTCGCGGGCGCCGCGACCCGGCGCCTCGAGAGCAGCGGCCCGGCGACGCTGGCGTTCCCGTTCCATGCGAAGGCCGGTGCGGGCCTGGCGTCGCTGACCGA is a genomic window of Deltaproteobacteria bacterium containing:
- a CDS encoding DEAD/DEAH box helicase, whose protein sequence is MTFDDFFRKATSRDPYAYQRAFAAAESLPDLLEAPTGSGKTATAVLGWLWRRLHGSPTQRDEAGTRLVFCLPMRTLVEQTHRAVIEWVRRLNLGPERLGVHLMLGGAVDDGWEQHPDRDTIIIGTQDQLLSRALMRGYAMSRYRWPVHFALLNNDCTWVIDEVQLMGVGASTASQLQAFREQLGVAGSAKTVWMTATLAEGRLRTVDVRRALSRQPFVAAEPALERRLRARKTLERAATPLGKKGSLAPLAKEIAAAHVPGTLTLVVVNRVQRAQELYALLGHEPGLEATALVHSRFRPIDRRRIQDAALAGTFVGVLVATQAIEAGVDISAKTLFTELAPWASLVQRFGRLNRAGEHESARAVLIDIETEDANLCLPYEADALVAARTKANALTDVGPASLATIATEAESPTLPVLRGKDLIELFDTEPDLAGHDIDVAPYVRATDDRDVQVAWRELGDEPPGLDAPDLQRDELCQVPVHELEKLTKGKSVWRFDGLRRAWVEVERLFPGLAVVVDVGVGGYRPDAGFTRDRADVPPAVAARGEPPDADAADSLTFGGDYITMRTHAEDTAVHMRALLDRLGRHTAAIVDEPVLIDAARWHDAGKVHPAFQQMLIEHLPGDDPRRTGGPWAKSDGRHGGRNPRRFFRHELASALAWLAAGKSDLGAFVVAAHHGKVRIALRARPGEEPPTDRPHCRFAHGVHDGDTLPSVDLGDGEIVPEQALSLACMELGGGEGHEAWSDQMMRLLERHGPFRLSYVETLVRVADWRASQQRDRHQGGPDAG